One window of Dysgonomonas mossii genomic DNA carries:
- the purU gene encoding formyltetrahydrofolate deformylase — protein MNNNAHAIILISSPDRPGLVAAVTDFININGGNIINLEQHVDKQENTFFMRIEWDLSNFIIPKEKISDYFQTLYANKYNMTFRLYFNDHTPRMAVFVSKMSHCLFDILARYTAGEWKVEIPLIISNHEDLRWVAERFGIEYHVLKLNKDNKDEIEAKQLVLLEEKKIDFIVLARYMQILTDKFIESYPNKIINIHHSFLPAFVGARPYHAAYERGVKIIGATSHYVTTELDAGPIIEQDITRITHRDSVENLVRKGQDLEKIVLSHAIESHLKRRILVYKNKTILFS, from the coding sequence ATGAATAACAACGCACACGCAATTATCCTTATTTCATCGCCCGATCGTCCGGGACTGGTAGCCGCAGTTACCGACTTTATCAATATAAACGGTGGAAATATCATCAATCTGGAGCAGCATGTAGATAAACAGGAAAATACGTTCTTTATGCGTATAGAATGGGATCTCTCAAACTTCATTATTCCGAAGGAGAAAATAAGTGACTACTTCCAAACCCTATATGCGAACAAGTATAACATGACATTCAGGTTATACTTTAACGACCATACACCGCGTATGGCCGTTTTTGTTTCCAAAATGTCGCATTGCCTTTTTGATATACTGGCTCGCTACACAGCCGGAGAATGGAAAGTAGAGATACCTCTCATCATCAGCAATCACGAAGACCTACGTTGGGTAGCAGAACGCTTTGGCATTGAATATCATGTACTAAAGCTCAACAAAGACAATAAGGACGAAATAGAAGCAAAACAACTCGTTCTCTTAGAAGAAAAGAAGATCGACTTTATTGTTTTAGCTCGCTATATGCAGATACTGACCGATAAGTTTATTGAGTCATATCCGAATAAAATAATCAATATACATCATTCCTTTTTACCCGCATTTGTAGGTGCAAGACCATATCATGCGGCTTACGAACGAGGAGTAAAAATAATAGGGGCTACAAGCCATTATGTAACAACCGAGCTTGATGCGGGACCGATTATAGAACAAGATATTACACGTATCACTCACCGTGATAGTGTTGAAAATCTGGTACGCAAAGGTCAGGACTTGGAAAAGATTGTACTCTCTCATGCCATAGAAAGTCACCTGAAACGGCGCATATTGGTATATAAAAATAAGACTATCTTATTCTCATAA
- a CDS encoding DNA topoisomerase IV subunit B, whose amino-acid sequence MEEEKIVLPEINYSDDDIKTLDWQEHIRRRPGMYIGKLGDGSSADDGIYVLLKEVLDNSIDEYMMGFGKNIDVSITDGVVKVRDHGRGVPLGKVKDVSSRMNTGAKYDSKAFKKSVGLNGVGIKAVNALSSFFLIQSYRDGQTTSVEYCRAIVEKEEAIHPTNDENGTLIEFIPDPTIFTGYAFRDDYVESLLKNYVFLNTGLTITYNGKKFHSKNGLVDLLNEYMTSEPLYPIIHMKEADIEVVITHTDQYGEEYYSFVNGQHTTQGGTHQSAFRESLSRVIKEFYNKNFDYADIRSGIVAAISVKVEEPVFESQTKTKLGSKDMGPGGPSVQKFIGDFLKKELDNYLHKHADTSEALLKKILESEKERKAIAGVTKLARERAKKANLHNKKLRDCRIHYSDAKGDNLEETSIFITEGDSASGSITKSRNPNLQAVFSLRGKPLNSFGLTKKIVYENEEFNLLQAALNIEDGLDGLRYNKIIIATDADTDGMHIRLLLLTFFLQFFPDLIKKNHVYILQTPLFRVRNKKETIYCYTEEERLNAIKKLGSNPEITRFKGLGEISPDEFVHFIGKDIRLDRVSMKKEDSVSNMLNFYMGKNTPERQEFIIDNLVIEED is encoded by the coding sequence ATGGAAGAAGAAAAGATTGTACTACCCGAAATAAATTATTCTGACGATGATATAAAAACCCTCGACTGGCAGGAACATATCCGCCGTCGTCCGGGTATGTATATAGGAAAGTTAGGTGATGGTTCATCTGCCGATGATGGTATATATGTACTTCTCAAAGAGGTGCTGGATAACTCCATTGACGAATATATGATGGGATTTGGCAAAAACATCGATGTTTCTATCACCGACGGTGTTGTCAAAGTACGCGACCACGGACGTGGTGTGCCATTGGGAAAAGTAAAAGACGTTTCTTCGAGAATGAATACCGGTGCTAAATACGATTCTAAAGCTTTTAAGAAGTCTGTCGGATTGAATGGCGTTGGTATAAAGGCCGTAAATGCATTGTCTTCTTTTTTCCTTATCCAAAGTTATCGTGATGGTCAAACAACTTCTGTTGAATACTGTAGAGCTATTGTAGAAAAGGAAGAAGCAATACACCCTACAAATGATGAGAATGGTACTCTTATCGAATTTATTCCGGATCCTACAATTTTCACAGGATACGCCTTTAGGGATGACTATGTAGAAAGCCTTCTTAAAAACTATGTATTCCTCAATACAGGGTTAACAATAACATATAACGGAAAGAAATTCCACTCCAAAAATGGTCTTGTAGATTTGCTTAATGAGTATATGACTTCCGAGCCTTTATACCCTATCATCCACATGAAGGAGGCAGATATAGAGGTCGTGATCACACATACAGATCAGTATGGAGAAGAATATTACTCATTTGTGAATGGACAGCATACAACACAAGGGGGAACACACCAGTCGGCTTTTCGCGAATCACTTTCTCGTGTGATAAAAGAATTCTATAACAAGAATTTCGATTATGCCGATATCCGTAGCGGAATAGTTGCGGCAATTAGTGTAAAAGTAGAAGAACCGGTTTTTGAGTCGCAAACAAAGACTAAGCTCGGATCTAAAGATATGGGGCCCGGAGGTCCTTCTGTCCAGAAATTTATCGGTGATTTCTTAAAGAAAGAACTGGATAACTATTTGCACAAGCATGCGGATACTTCAGAAGCTTTATTGAAAAAAATTCTGGAATCGGAAAAAGAGCGTAAAGCTATTGCCGGCGTAACAAAACTGGCTCGCGAACGTGCAAAAAAAGCAAACCTGCACAATAAGAAGTTACGTGACTGCCGTATACATTACAGTGATGCCAAAGGAGACAATCTGGAAGAAACAAGCATATTTATCACCGAGGGAGACTCTGCGAGTGGATCGATTACAAAAAGCCGCAATCCTAATCTGCAAGCTGTATTCAGCCTGCGAGGTAAACCACTAAACAGCTTTGGGCTAACAAAGAAGATCGTCTACGAAAATGAAGAGTTCAACCTTCTACAGGCTGCTTTGAATATCGAAGACGGATTGGATGGATTACGCTACAACAAAATAATTATTGCAACCGATGCCGACACCGACGGGATGCATATACGCTTGTTGTTACTCACATTTTTCTTACAGTTCTTCCCCGATCTAATAAAGAAAAACCATGTATATATTCTTCAAACACCACTCTTCCGTGTACGTAACAAGAAAGAGACAATCTATTGCTATACAGAAGAAGAGCGACTGAATGCAATCAAAAAACTGGGTTCGAATCCGGAGATAACACGATTTAAAGGATTAGGGGAAATATCTCCCGATGAATTCGTTCATTTCATAGGAAAAGATATTCGCCTCGACCGTGTATCAATGAAAAAAGAAGACTCGGTAAGCAACATGCTCAACTTCTATATGGGCAAGAATACACCCGAAAGACAAGAGTTTATTATCGACAATCTTGTAATCGAAGAAGATTAA